In a single window of the Gemmatimonadota bacterium genome:
- a CDS encoding DUF3187 family protein — protein MRLLPAFALFLAAVPVAAQDLPPFVPVNPIIAARSPLYAQPIVGAAPGWRVRLVTDYSNVIETGTSVDRREYLFDAELLQMDLWVTRDLSPRAFLMADLSVRGGYDGKLDAFLNWYHDLIGLPVPARNRRPEDTFGWTQTLP, from the coding sequence ATGCGCCTCCTCCCTGCCTTCGCGCTCTTCCTCGCCGCGGTGCCGGTTGCCGCCCAGGATTTGCCGCCGTTCGTTCCGGTCAATCCGATCATTGCCGCCCGCTCACCGCTCTACGCGCAGCCGATCGTTGGGGCGGCGCCGGGGTGGCGGGTGCGGTTGGTCACCGACTACAGCAATGTGATCGAGACGGGGACATCGGTTGACCGCCGAGAATACCTGTTTGACGCGGAACTGCTGCAGATGGACCTGTGGGTGACGAGGGATCTGTCGCCGAGGGCGTTTCTCATGGCGGATCTCTCCGTGCGTGGCGGCTACGATGGAAAGCTCGACGCCTTCCTCAACTGGTATCACGACCTGATCGGGCTGCCGGTGCCCGCGCGCAACCGGCGTCCCGAGGACACCTTCGGCTGGACGCAGACCCTCCCCTGA
- a CDS encoding phosphatase PAP2 family protein — protein MRPATRIALLATLAIAVAHLGDQYAWLHLGKPGVYDNDFGRMLRIVGYLPLWILMAVAVWLHTSDRRTALLIGGMPALGGLAAEVAKILLRRERPKLHDGAYYFRPFNDHFWSTRDIGLPSSHAFVAFSGAWILCRLYPKGWPVWVGLAAGCALTRVQAEAHFLSDVTVAAVLAYGMVAWCWARWGAPPVSS, from the coding sequence ATGCGCCCCGCCACCCGCATCGCCCTCCTCGCGACCCTCGCTATCGCCGTCGCCCACCTCGGCGACCAGTACGCCTGGCTCCACCTCGGCAAGCCGGGCGTCTACGACAACGACTTCGGCCGGATGCTGCGGATCGTCGGCTACCTCCCGCTCTGGATCCTGATGGCGGTCGCCGTCTGGCTGCACACGAGCGATCGCCGCACCGCCCTGCTGATCGGCGGCATGCCGGCGCTCGGCGGACTGGCGGCAGAGGTGGCCAAGATCCTGCTGCGTCGAGAACGGCCCAAGTTGCACGATGGCGCCTACTATTTCCGGCCGTTCAACGACCACTTCTGGTCCACCCGCGATATCGGCCTCCCCTCGTCACACGCCTTCGTGGCGTTCAGTGGCGCCTGGATCCTCTGCCGACTCTACCCCAAAGGGTGGCCGGTCTGGGTCGGGCTGGCGGCAGGGTGCGCGCTGACGCGCGTGCAAGCCGAAGCGCACTTCCTCTCGGATGTGACGGTGGCGGCAGTGCTGGCGTACGGGATGGTGGCGTGGTGCTGGGCCAGATGGGGTGCCCCACCAGTGTCATCCTGA
- a CDS encoding DUF983 domain-containing protein has translation MDRRTTIITRALRLRCPHCGGGGLFRYWVQMIQDCPHCGYSLASGNRVGANLLNLVASEVTLFIAMAVIIVRSWPNPPWSFLQFGAPALMVIAPLVLYPFSKMLFIAFDLAMHPEAMPDAKVHGVGR, from the coding sequence ATGGATCGACGCACCACCATCATCACGCGGGCCCTGCGACTCCGCTGTCCTCACTGCGGCGGGGGTGGGCTCTTTCGTTACTGGGTCCAGATGATCCAGGATTGCCCGCACTGCGGCTACTCCCTGGCGTCAGGGAATCGGGTCGGCGCCAATCTGCTGAATCTGGTGGCCTCGGAAGTGACGCTCTTCATCGCGATGGCGGTGATCATCGTCCGGAGCTGGCCGAACCCGCCGTGGAGCTTCCTGCAGTTTGGTGCGCCGGCATTGATGGTGATCGCGCCGCTGGTGCTCTATCCGTTCTCGAAGATGCTCTTCATTGCCTTTGACCTGGCGATGCACCCCGAGGCGATGCCCGACGCCAAGGTTCACGGGGTCGGGCGCTGA
- a CDS encoding TetR/AcrR family transcriptional regulator gives MAKFNRRAAERPNELLDAALEQFYRAGFAAAKIEEIARAAGVTVGTVYRYFPSKEAIFRAVVERHLDSSWSRGRDIAEAYGTMTAREVVALLLSRWEAVLQEPGPRRVAILVMREAPLFPDVVTLYETELLTRGRLSLERALRHGIERGEFPLLPIEATARALIGAPLEQLVWEATFGPLADAGTQSALLVRGLPRLEQISLAVALAPNSSSPALPSEPVAPGTLRITTLRPPASH, from the coding sequence ATGGCCAAATTCAATCGCCGTGCCGCCGAGCGTCCCAATGAGCTCCTGGATGCTGCCCTCGAGCAGTTTTACCGGGCTGGCTTTGCTGCGGCCAAGATCGAGGAGATTGCCCGAGCGGCCGGCGTGACGGTGGGGACGGTCTACCGCTACTTCCCGTCGAAGGAGGCGATCTTTCGGGCCGTGGTGGAGCGGCACCTCGACTCGAGTTGGAGCCGGGGCCGGGATATCGCCGAGGCGTATGGCACGATGACGGCGCGCGAGGTCGTGGCGTTGTTGCTCAGTCGGTGGGAGGCGGTCTTGCAGGAGCCGGGGCCGCGGCGGGTGGCGATCCTGGTGATGCGCGAGGCGCCACTGTTCCCGGACGTGGTGACGTTGTATGAGACAGAACTACTAACGAGGGGCCGACTCTCGCTCGAGCGCGCCCTTCGCCACGGCATCGAGCGCGGCGAATTCCCGCTGCTCCCGATCGAGGCCACGGCTCGGGCCTTGATCGGGGCGCCGCTGGAGCAGCTCGTGTGGGAGGCGACCTTCGGCCCGCTCGCGGATGCTGGCACGCAGAGCGCCCTGCTGGTTCGGGGGCTTCCCCGACTCGAGCAGATCAGCCTCGCGGTTGCCCTCGCCCCCAATTCCTCGAGCCCCGCACTCCCGAGCGAGCCGGTCGCGCCTGGGACGCTGCGCATCACGACACTGCGGCCGCCCGCTTCCCATTAA